In one Amaranthus tricolor cultivar Red isolate AtriRed21 chromosome 8, ASM2621246v1, whole genome shotgun sequence genomic region, the following are encoded:
- the LOC130821347 gene encoding zinc finger CCCH domain-containing protein 62-like codes for MEKCSFNAINPEDLVDYIEMDDSDAQFYDSDDSEDDPTFIVDLDKAQSKLSNLSIKSNSNSSKESAKLEVDDGVVTDLEEKNQSKFGIEDGKCFEEVQRLIDGGKVERLKLEQCKVYLRKHGLRLTGNKGVLIQRIKEHLEIVNGGGEKKYPESSFVLNCKGDACSGDIVMFQQTVYEGYSIVSRSAIGPPCGKRTVAGRIVKESYGAAKQQHTFTIEVLWSKGEKPLPPLRPLLIKGRNLYKLNTLRQRWEDESQRQRVLSEKHNRGFIARSNREVRIQVKMSREMLKGARTFSKKGQHSCQEKNHEHAKDHVGFKDPKQQTVAMQTQKLQGNHAQNLRVAAQLEKNSITGSTRSQPPLLNGTNDLTSRGYLSYIDPNFQHNRPADSTLGAYSRFPDKFQQQHYWDKENIPQPGLYPCSFQTNASNDGRNHQLLVSNRASSLNFHGGYHHKEQLKPCRYYLQGYCHYGDRCKFKHG; via the exons atggaaaaatgttCCTTCAATGCTATAAACCCTGAAGATTTAGTTGACTATATTGAAATGGACGATTCAGATGCTCAATTTTACGATTCAGATGATTCAGAAGATGATCCAACTTTCATTGTTGATCTTGACAAAGCTCAATCAAAATTATCAAACTTATCAATTAAATCTAATTCAAATTCCAG cAAAGAATCTGCAAAATTGGAAGTAGATGATGGAGTAGTTACAGACTTGGAAgaaaaaaaccaatcaaaatttGGAATTGAAGACGGGAAATGTTTTGAGGAAGTTCAAAGATTAATTGATG GTGGGAAAGTAGAGAGATTGAAATTGGAGCAATGTAAGGTTTATTTGAGGAAACATGGTTTGAGATTAACTGGGAATAAAGGCGTTTTGATTCAGAGAATCAAAGAACATTTAGA GATCGTAAATGGGGGAGGAGAAAAGAAATATCCAGAATCAAGCTTTGTGTTGAATTGCAAGG GCGATGCCTGTAGCGGGGATATTGTGATGTTTCAACAAACTGTTTATGAAGG GTACAGCATCGTCTCAAGGAGTGCCATTGGCCCTCCATGTGGTAAACGGACTGTTGCTGGGCGCATAGTGAAAGAAAGCTATGGTGCTGCCAAGCAACAACATACATTTACG ATTGAGGTTCTCTGGAGCAAAGGCGAAAAACCATTGCCCCCTCTCCGTCCCCTTCTAATTAAGGGAAGAAATCTGTATAAGCTGAATACGTTGAGACAG AGATGGGAAGATGAATCCCAACGACAGCGAGTTTTGAGTGAAAAACACAACAGAGGGTTTATTGCTCGATCAAATAGGGAAGTCCGGATTCAAGTTAAGATGTCGAGGGAGATGTTAAAGGGCGCTAG GACATTTTCGAAGAAAGGACAGCATTCATGCCAAGAGAAGAACCACGAACATGCTAAAGATCATGTCGGATTCAAGGATCCGAAGCAACAAACAGTAGCAATGCAGACCCAGAAGTTGCAAGGTAACCATGCTCAGAACCTTAGAGTTGCTGCACAACTCGAAAAGAACTCGATTACAGGATCAACTCGATCTCAGCCTCCCCTACTGAATGGCACGAATGATCTTACTTCTCGAGGATACTTGTCTTATATAGATCCTAATTTTCAGCACAATAGACCAGCTGACTCTACTTTGGGGGCCTACTCTCGTTTTCCTGATAAGTTTCAGCAGCAGCATTATTGGGATAAAGAGAACATTCCTCAACCTGGTTTATATCCTTGTTCGTTTCAGACGAATGCATCAAACGATGGGAGAAATCATCAGTTACTTGTTTCAAATAGAGCATCATCACTGAATTTTCATGGTGGTTATCATCACAAGGAACAACTGAAGCCATGTCGATACTATCTTCAAGGCTATTGTCACTATGGGGATCGCTGCAAGTTTAAGCATGGATAA
- the LOC130821357 gene encoding PHD finger protein ALFIN-LIKE 7-like codes for MEGLPVNSPKEVKEIFRDFMKRRAGLIKALTTDFRKVYQQCDPEKEHLCLYGLPNETWAVSVPAEQVPVEVPEPTLGINFVRDTMPEKDWLSLVALHSDSWLIAVAFYFGAVLRINKTDRKQLFQMINDLPTINEALLSYANQPNDHSGTHNSSSEIKSSRKTRQSENHTSKPMKMTMPPKEDERGVEEYKDEHEHDLTLCGACREVYIAGEFWICCDTCEEWFHGACVRITPAKAKHIEQYKCPGCSRKRTRN; via the exons ATGGAAGGATTGCCTGTAAATTCGCCAAAAGAGGTAAAAGAAATCTTTCGTGATTTCATGAAAAGACGCGCTGGTTTAATCAAGGCTCTCACTACtg ACTTTCGAAAGGTTTATCAGCAATGCGATCCTG AGAAGGAGCACTTGTGTCTATATGGACTTCCAAATGAAACATGGGCAGTTAGTGTACCGGCTGAACAAGTACCTGTGGAAGTTCCTGAGCCCACACTAGGTATTAACTTTGTTAGGGATACCATGCCGGAGAAAGATTGGCTATCATTGGTTGCACTTCACAGTGATTCGTGGCTAATTGCTGTAGCATTTTACTTTGGTGCTGTTTTAAGGATTAACAAAACTGACAg GAAGCAGCTATTTCAGATGATAAACGATTTACCTACCATCAATGAAGCTTTGCTTTCGTATGCTAATCAACCAAATGATCATTCTGGTACTCATAACAGCAGCAGCGAAATCAAATCTAGTAGAAAG ACCCGACAGTCTGAGAACCACACTAGTAAGCCTATGAAAATGACTATGCCACCAAAGGAAGACGAGCGTGGGGTGGAAGAATATAAAGATGAACATGAACATGATTTAACACTATGTGGTGCATGCCGCGAGGTGTATATTGCTGGTGAGTTTTGGATTTGTTGTGATACATGCGAGGAATGGTTCCACGGTGCATGTGTACGAATCACACCAGCAAAA
- the LOC130821348 gene encoding 16.9 kDa class I heat shock protein 1-like, protein MAKPIKIQPLLLTTIFVGLLVLPSKGLVPFTSTLWDGLEDPFRILEQTPLPLPLPMPKSNNLNLALLARADWKETQNAHIITLDIPGMKKEDLNIEVEENRVLKVSGERKAEEEQEGDKWHRAERTTGKFWRQFRLPVNADLDNVKAHLEDGVLKIMVPKLAEQKKKQSKVIDIGVDKDKGDSQDLKPTRVDM, encoded by the coding sequence ATGgcaaaaccaataaaaatccaACCATTACTACTCACTACAATATTTGTAGGACTCCTAGTCCTCCCATCCAAAGGGTTAGTACCCTTCACAAGTACACTTTGGGACGGTCTAGAAGACCCATTTCGCATTCTAGAACAAAcccctcttcctcttcctcttcccatGCCCAAATCAAACAACCTAAATCTAGCCTTGCTAGCAAGGGCAGATTGGAAAGAAACCCAAAACGCCCATATAATAACCCTTGATATACCCGGCATGAAGAAAGAAGATCTGAATATAGAAGTTGAAGAAAACAGGGTGTTGAAGGTAAGTGGAGAGAGAAAAGCAGAGGAGGAACAGGAAGGTGACAAGTGGCATCGTGCTGAGCGTACAACTGGAAAGTTCTGGAGACAGTTTAGGTTACCGGTAAATGCAGATTTGGATAATGTTAAAGCTCATCTTGAAGATGGGGTATTGAAGATTATGGTTCCAAAACTTGCAGAACAGAAGAAGAAACAGAGTAAGGTTATTGATATTGGTGTTGATAAGGATAAGGGTGATTCTCAAGATCTTAAACCCACTAGGGTTGATATGTAA
- the LOC130820744 gene encoding PHD finger protein ALFIN-LIKE 7-like isoform X2, which translates to MIEGLPATWPKTAEEIFIDFRGRRAGLIKALTTDVRQLYQLCDPGKDLLCLYGHPNETWKVGPPAEEVPANIPEPRLGINKARDGAPAKDWLTVIALHCDSWLISVAFYFGSFSEIKKIDRDKLFQMINDLPTVLEVVLGNSKRPNDYFGTHNISSKIKSSRKSRQPKNHTSKSMKMTMAPKEHETGVELYEGLTLCGACGKKDGPGEFWICCDTCDKWFHALCVGITLAEAEHILHYECPRCSRKRTRH; encoded by the exons ATGATTGAAGGATTGCCTGCAACTTGGCCAAAAACGGCAGAAGAAATCTTTATTGATTTCAGAGGAAGACGCGCTGGTTTAATCAAGGCTCTCACTACt GACGTTCGACAGTTATATCAGCTATGCGATCCTG GGAAGGATCTCTTGTGTCTGTATGGACATCCAAATGAAACATGGAAAGTTGGTCCACCGGCTGAAGAGGTACCTGCGAATATTCCTGAGCCCAGACTAGGTATTAACAAAGCTAGGGATGGCGCGCCGGCAAAAGATTGGCTAACAGTGATTGCACTTCACTGTGATTCGTGGCTAATTTCTGTAGCATTTTACTTTGGTTCTTTTTCTGAGATTAAGAAAATTGACAg GGATAAGCTATTTCAGATGATAAACGATTTGCCTACCGTCTTGGAAGTTGTGCTTGGGAATTCTAAGCGACCAAATGATTATTTCGGTACTCATAACATCAGCAGTAAAATTAAATCTAGTAGAAAG TCACGACAGCCCAAGAACCACACTAGTAAGTCTATGAAAATGACTATGGCACCAAAGGAACACGAGACTGGGGTGGAATTATATGAAGGGTTAACACTATGTGGTGCATGCGGCAAGAAGGATGGTCCTGGTGAGTTTTGGATTTGCTGTGATACATGCGATAAATGGTTCCACGCTCTATGTGTAGGAATCACACTAGCAGAAGCCGAACATATCCTGCATTATGAATGCCCACGCTGCAGTAGAAAACGAACACGACATTGA
- the LOC130820744 gene encoding PHD finger protein ALFIN-LIKE 7-like isoform X1: MVEGSPVNSPNKISEIAMIEGLPATWPKTAEEIFIDFRGRRAGLIKALTTDVRQLYQLCDPGKDLLCLYGHPNETWKVGPPAEEVPANIPEPRLGINKARDGAPAKDWLTVIALHCDSWLISVAFYFGSFSEIKKIDRDKLFQMINDLPTVLEVVLGNSKRPNDYFGTHNISSKIKSSRKSRQPKNHTSKSMKMTMAPKEHETGVELYEGLTLCGACGKKDGPGEFWICCDTCDKWFHALCVGITLAEAEHILHYECPRCSRKRTRH, from the exons ATGGTGGAAGGATCGCCTGTAAATTCGCCGAACAAG ATTTCGGAGATAGCGATGATTGAAGGATTGCCTGCAACTTGGCCAAAAACGGCAGAAGAAATCTTTATTGATTTCAGAGGAAGACGCGCTGGTTTAATCAAGGCTCTCACTACt GACGTTCGACAGTTATATCAGCTATGCGATCCTG GGAAGGATCTCTTGTGTCTGTATGGACATCCAAATGAAACATGGAAAGTTGGTCCACCGGCTGAAGAGGTACCTGCGAATATTCCTGAGCCCAGACTAGGTATTAACAAAGCTAGGGATGGCGCGCCGGCAAAAGATTGGCTAACAGTGATTGCACTTCACTGTGATTCGTGGCTAATTTCTGTAGCATTTTACTTTGGTTCTTTTTCTGAGATTAAGAAAATTGACAg GGATAAGCTATTTCAGATGATAAACGATTTGCCTACCGTCTTGGAAGTTGTGCTTGGGAATTCTAAGCGACCAAATGATTATTTCGGTACTCATAACATCAGCAGTAAAATTAAATCTAGTAGAAAG TCACGACAGCCCAAGAACCACACTAGTAAGTCTATGAAAATGACTATGGCACCAAAGGAACACGAGACTGGGGTGGAATTATATGAAGGGTTAACACTATGTGGTGCATGCGGCAAGAAGGATGGTCCTGGTGAGTTTTGGATTTGCTGTGATACATGCGATAAATGGTTCCACGCTCTATGTGTAGGAATCACACTAGCAGAAGCCGAACATATCCTGCATTATGAATGCCCACGCTGCAGTAGAAAACGAACACGACATTGA